Proteins encoded in a region of the Haloglomus salinum genome:
- a CDS encoding ABC transporter ATP-binding protein: MSAETENRHPVELNDGLLEVRDLDAGYGDLKILEDVDLDVADGEYVTIVGPNGAGKSTLMKSVFGLTDYMGGTIQFDGNDIAGMRPDDIIHEGLGYVPQNENIFGTLSVRENLEMGAYILDEVPEERIEAVYGYFPILEERSSQQVGSMSGGQQQMVAMGRALMLDPDLLLLDEPSAGLAPDLVEEMFDRIDRINDDGTAVLMVEQNAKEALRRCDRGYVLVQGKNRYMDAGDALLADEQVRQDFLGG; encoded by the coding sequence ATGAGCGCGGAGACGGAGAACCGTCACCCGGTGGAACTGAACGACGGGCTCCTCGAGGTGCGCGACCTCGACGCCGGCTACGGCGACCTCAAGATCCTCGAGGACGTCGACCTCGATGTCGCCGACGGGGAGTACGTCACCATCGTCGGCCCGAACGGCGCCGGCAAGTCGACGCTGATGAAGAGCGTCTTCGGGCTCACCGACTACATGGGCGGGACGATCCAGTTCGATGGCAACGATATCGCCGGCATGCGCCCCGACGATATCATCCACGAGGGGCTGGGCTACGTTCCCCAGAACGAGAACATCTTCGGGACGCTCTCCGTGCGCGAGAACCTGGAGATGGGAGCGTACATCCTGGATGAGGTGCCCGAGGAGCGGATCGAGGCGGTGTACGGCTACTTCCCCATCCTCGAGGAGCGGTCCAGCCAGCAGGTCGGCTCCATGTCCGGCGGCCAGCAGCAGATGGTCGCGATGGGTCGGGCACTGATGCTCGACCCGGACCTGCTGTTGCTCGACGAGCCATCCGCGGGACTGGCGCCCGACCTCGTCGAGGAGATGTTCGACCGCATCGACCGCATCAACGACGACGGGACGGCGGTGCTGATGGTCGAGCAGAACGCCAAGGAGGCACTCCGGCGCTGTGACCGCGGCTACGTCCTCGTCCAGGGGAAGAACCGCTACATGGACGCGGGCGACGCCCTCCTGGCGGACGAGCAGGTCCGGCAGGACTTCCTCGGCGGTTGA
- a CDS encoding ABC transporter ATP-binding protein: MSEQGGSGGGAAPVDTNVPDDVDLDDVDPETADSSIEESAKTVPRGLPLRVQNLRKTFGGITAVDGASFEVEEGSLTGLIGPNGAGKSTTFNCITGVHEPDGGTILFKGEEITGQRPHEIAQKGLVRTFQIARELEEMTVLENLMLAPQGQQGEKLTNAITPGLRDQVKRDEAAIREDVWEMLEFFEIDHLAEEYAGNLSGGQRKLLEMARALMTDPEMLLLDEPFAGVNPTLEEKLLERIHELTDRGYTFLLVEHDMDLIMQNCEHIIVMHQGDLLAEGTAEDIRNNEQVVEAYLGEDV, from the coding sequence ATGAGTGAACAGGGCGGGAGCGGCGGCGGGGCGGCCCCGGTCGACACGAACGTCCCCGACGATGTCGACCTCGATGATGTCGACCCCGAGACCGCCGATTCGTCGATCGAGGAGTCGGCCAAGACCGTCCCGCGGGGGCTGCCGCTTCGGGTGCAGAACCTCCGGAAGACCTTCGGTGGCATCACCGCCGTCGACGGCGCGAGCTTCGAGGTGGAGGAGGGGTCGTTGACCGGGCTCATCGGGCCCAACGGCGCCGGCAAGTCCACGACGTTCAACTGCATCACCGGTGTCCACGAACCCGACGGCGGCACCATCCTGTTCAAGGGCGAGGAGATCACCGGGCAGCGTCCCCACGAGATCGCCCAGAAGGGACTGGTGCGGACGTTCCAGATCGCTCGCGAGCTCGAGGAGATGACCGTCCTGGAGAACCTGATGCTGGCGCCGCAGGGCCAGCAGGGCGAGAAGCTGACCAACGCCATCACGCCCGGGCTACGCGATCAGGTCAAGCGGGACGAGGCGGCCATCCGGGAGGACGTCTGGGAGATGCTCGAGTTCTTCGAGATCGACCACCTCGCGGAGGAGTACGCCGGCAACCTGTCGGGTGGGCAGCGCAAGCTACTGGAGATGGCCCGCGCGTTGATGACCGACCCGGAGATGCTGCTGCTCGACGAACCATTCGCCGGCGTCAATCCGACGCTGGAGGAGAAGCTGCTCGAGCGTATCCACGAGCTCACCGACCGGGGGTACACGTTCCTGCTGGTCGAACACGACATGGACCTCATCATGCAGAACTGCGAACACATCATCGTCATGCACCAGGGTGACCTGCTGGCCGAAGGAACCGCCGAGGACATCCGGAACAACGAGCAGGTGGTCGAGGCCTACCTGGGTGAGGACGTATGA
- a CDS encoding branched-chain amino acid ABC transporter permease, with protein MSIRGRARSALPDALTEDDTVLIAVLLLCIGALYFLIGGLQAFLADATIVNAAFQTFQSILFLSGVYAILALALNLHWGYTGLFNIGVAGFMAIGVYTMSILAGSPDGLPPGLGLPVPVAVLGGVLAAAIVGGIAALPALQLDADYFAIVTVGFSEIIRLTLLADTFSGTVTDPTSSQYNVVNLFGLEFGTGGGRGISTPIGNPLEFLFDGPLQPVGDVLVSVGDAVGIIPQVVEATTYTAFIVLLVLPAYYLLVQRVGYSPFGRVLKAIREDELVAQSLGKDTRLFKIKVFMLGSAMMGLAGILWYGTFGYVNPNTFRPLITFYVFTALIVGGSGSNTGSVVGGAVFAALLLQGPRRLAGLINAGAQYTTGGGLPEPANFWVALTSLDPLTWLGYLVVQTPNLKFVFLGVVLVYLMQNRSEGLLGHRKETASSVDLSERPGSTDGPGKPGGQAAATGGESDE; from the coding sequence ATGAGCATCCGCGGCCGCGCCCGGTCGGCCCTCCCCGACGCCCTCACCGAGGACGACACCGTCCTCATCGCCGTGCTGCTGCTGTGCATCGGCGCGCTCTACTTCCTCATCGGCGGGCTGCAGGCGTTCCTCGCCGATGCTACAATCGTCAACGCCGCGTTCCAGACGTTCCAGTCCATCCTCTTCCTGTCGGGCGTGTACGCCATCCTCGCGCTCGCCCTGAACCTCCACTGGGGGTACACCGGCCTGTTCAACATCGGCGTCGCCGGGTTCATGGCGATCGGCGTCTACACCATGTCCATCCTGGCCGGGTCGCCGGATGGGCTCCCACCGGGGCTGGGGCTGCCGGTGCCGGTCGCCGTCCTCGGCGGCGTCCTCGCGGCGGCCATCGTCGGCGGCATCGCCGCGCTCCCGGCACTCCAGCTCGACGCGGACTACTTCGCCATCGTCACCGTCGGTTTCTCGGAGATCATCCGGCTCACCCTGCTGGCGGACACCTTCTCCGGGACCGTCACCGACCCGACTTCGAGCCAGTACAACGTCGTGAACCTGTTCGGCCTGGAGTTCGGCACCGGCGGCGGTCGCGGCATCAGCACGCCGATCGGGAACCCGCTCGAGTTCCTGTTCGACGGACCCCTCCAGCCGGTCGGTGACGTGCTCGTCTCCGTCGGCGACGCGGTCGGCATCATCCCCCAGGTCGTCGAGGCCACGACCTACACCGCGTTCATCGTACTGCTGGTGCTGCCGGCCTACTACCTCCTCGTCCAGCGCGTCGGCTACTCCCCGTTCGGCCGCGTGCTGAAGGCCATCCGAGAGGACGAACTCGTCGCCCAGTCGCTCGGGAAGGACACCCGGCTGTTCAAGATCAAGGTGTTCATGCTCGGCAGCGCGATGATGGGGCTGGCCGGCATCCTCTGGTACGGCACGTTCGGCTACGTCAACCCGAACACGTTCCGGCCGCTCATCACGTTCTACGTGTTCACCGCCCTCATCGTCGGTGGGTCCGGGTCGAATACCGGGAGCGTCGTCGGCGGCGCGGTGTTCGCCGCGCTGCTGCTACAGGGACCGCGCCGGCTCGCCGGCCTCATCAACGCCGGTGCCCAGTACACCACCGGCGGTGGGCTACCGGAGCCGGCCAATTTCTGGGTCGCACTCACCTCCCTCGACCCGCTGACGTGGCTCGGCTACCTCGTCGTCCAGACGCCGAACCTGAAGTTCGTCTTCCTCGGCGTCGTCCTCGTCTACCTGATGCAGAACCGGTCGGAAGGACTGCTCGGCCACCGCAAGGAGACCGCCTCCAGTGTCGACCTCTCGGAGCGGCCAGGGTCGACCGACGGACCGGGCAAGCCCGGCGGCCAGGCGGCCGCCACCGGGGGTGAGTCGGATGAGTGA
- a CDS encoding branched-chain amino acid ABC transporter permease: MGVAESQADDGLRSYLRRPTVLLLAVACLYLLVDLLAKLGGVRIAPGGIHLIGGEIPVANVVGFLMDGLILGLIIALAGVGLSMTYSILGFANFAHGDYLTAGAFSGWAAAYVVALFTLDGLDVTFGEVILLNAPSLVSAWTSPFAVLVGFIVAAVVSVVLVLGLDRAVYRPMRDKGSISLLIASIGVALALRYLIVFVWSPSTRGVTSTNPESLPSMDLFGIYTLNLHEGIMIVVAVGLMLGVHLLLQYTKLGKAMRAMSDNKALAQVTGIPTERVVRATWVIGGGLAGVAGFLIILERGVLSFNFGWRLLLFIFSGVILGGIGSVYGAIGGGIIIGVASRIALVWLPSGFPRVAAFGVMILVLLYRPAGLFGGVTTA; the protein is encoded by the coding sequence ATGGGTGTAGCTGAGTCACAGGCCGACGACGGTCTCCGGAGTTATCTGCGCCGTCCGACGGTACTACTCCTCGCCGTCGCCTGCCTCTACCTGCTTGTCGACCTGCTGGCGAAGCTCGGCGGCGTCAGAATCGCTCCCGGTGGTATCCACCTCATCGGTGGGGAGATTCCGGTCGCGAACGTGGTCGGGTTCCTGATGGACGGGCTCATCCTCGGGCTCATCATCGCGCTCGCAGGTGTCGGGCTATCGATGACGTACAGTATCCTCGGGTTCGCGAACTTCGCCCACGGTGACTACCTCACCGCCGGGGCGTTCTCCGGCTGGGCCGCCGCGTACGTCGTGGCGCTGTTCACCCTCGACGGGCTCGACGTGACGTTCGGAGAGGTCATCCTGCTGAACGCCCCGTCCCTGGTGTCGGCCTGGACCTCACCGTTCGCGGTTCTGGTCGGCTTCATCGTCGCGGCGGTGGTGAGCGTCGTGCTGGTGCTTGGGCTCGACCGGGCCGTGTACCGACCGATGCGTGACAAGGGCAGCATCTCGCTGCTCATCGCCTCGATCGGCGTCGCGCTGGCGCTCCGGTACCTCATCGTGTTCGTCTGGTCGCCCAGTACCCGCGGGGTCACATCCACGAATCCGGAATCGCTGCCCTCCATGGACCTCTTCGGTATCTACACGCTGAACCTCCACGAGGGCATTATGATCGTCGTGGCGGTCGGTCTGATGCTCGGGGTCCATCTCCTGCTGCAGTACACGAAACTCGGGAAGGCAATGCGGGCGATGTCGGACAACAAGGCGCTCGCACAGGTCACCGGTATCCCGACCGAGCGGGTCGTGCGCGCCACGTGGGTCATCGGCGGCGGGCTCGCCGGTGTCGCCGGCTTCCTCATCATCCTCGAACGCGGTGTCCTCTCCTTCAACTTCGGCTGGCGGCTCCTGCTGTTCATCTTCTCGGGCGTCATCCTCGGCGGTATCGGCTCCGTCTACGGCGCCATCGGCGGCGGAATCATCATCGGTGTCGCCTCCCGAATCGCGCTCGTGTGGCTCCCCTCCGGGTTCCCGCGGGTCGCGGCGTTCGGTGTCATGATTCTCGTCCTGCTCTACCGTCCGGCGGGACTCTTCGGAGGGGTGACAACCGCATGA
- a CDS encoding phosphoglycerate kinase, translated as MLRTLADLDATGTTLGVRVDINSPLEGGDLADDSRVRAHLDTLSELLDRDARVAVLAHQGRPGGDEFADLSSHAARLDELLDAPVDYCDATFTAAARDRVDALDDGECVVLENTRFYSEEYMEFDPEVAADTFLVRKLAPALDAYVNDAFAAAHRSQPSLVGFPVHVPGYAGRVMEQELDVLGSIESTPEPRIYALGGAKIVDSLDVARSVLERGLADHVLVSGIVGNAFLLADGVQLGAASAHVVNERSAEAVKRAGDLLDDFGSRIHLPRDVAVERGGERVELDLDELPSENAAMDIGAKTVAAYAELLEDAGTAILNGPAGVFEEELFATGTKELFGAATRSEFSIVGGGDTAAALRQLGVEGFDHISTGGGAALRMLTGESLPAVEVLREDWQTESPPDAA; from the coding sequence ATGCTACGGACGCTGGCGGACCTCGACGCCACTGGGACCACCCTCGGGGTTCGGGTCGACATCAACAGCCCCCTCGAGGGGGGTGACCTGGCGGACGACTCGCGGGTCCGTGCCCATCTGGATACGCTCTCCGAGCTGCTGGACCGCGACGCCCGGGTCGCGGTGCTGGCCCACCAGGGACGCCCCGGCGGCGACGAGTTCGCCGACCTGTCCTCGCACGCCGCCCGCCTGGACGAACTGCTGGACGCGCCGGTCGACTACTGTGACGCCACGTTCACCGCCGCCGCCCGCGACCGCGTCGACGCCCTGGACGACGGGGAGTGTGTCGTCCTCGAGAACACGCGCTTCTACTCCGAGGAGTACATGGAGTTCGACCCCGAGGTCGCCGCGGACACGTTCCTCGTCCGCAAGCTGGCGCCCGCGCTCGACGCGTACGTCAACGACGCGTTCGCCGCGGCGCACCGCTCACAGCCCTCGCTCGTCGGCTTCCCCGTCCACGTTCCCGGCTACGCCGGCCGCGTCATGGAGCAGGAACTGGACGTACTGGGCAGTATCGAGTCCACCCCGGAGCCACGCATCTACGCGCTCGGTGGGGCGAAGATCGTCGACTCGCTCGACGTGGCCCGCTCGGTCCTCGAACGCGGCCTCGCGGACCACGTACTCGTCTCCGGCATCGTCGGGAACGCCTTCCTGCTGGCCGACGGCGTCCAGCTCGGGGCCGCCAGCGCGCACGTCGTCAACGAGCGCTCGGCCGAGGCCGTCAAGCGCGCCGGCGACCTGCTGGACGACTTCGGCAGCCGCATCCACCTCCCCCGGGACGTGGCCGTCGAGCGCGGTGGCGAGCGGGTCGAACTCGACCTCGACGAGCTACCCTCGGAGAACGCCGCCATGGACATCGGGGCGAAGACGGTCGCCGCCTACGCCGAACTCCTCGAGGACGCCGGGACGGCCATCCTCAACGGCCCCGCGGGCGTCTTCGAGGAGGAGCTGTTCGCGACCGGGACGAAGGAGCTGTTCGGGGCGGCCACGCGCTCGGAGTTCAGTATCGTCGGCGGCGGCGACACGGCCGCGGCGCTACGCCAGCTGGGCGTCGAGGGGTTCGACCACATCTCCACGGGCGGTGGCGCGGCGCTCCGGATGCTGACCGGGGAGTCGCTCCCGGCCGTCGAGGTGCTCCGTGAGGACTGGCAGACGGAGTCGCCCCCGGACGCGGCGTGA
- a CDS encoding GNAT family N-acetyltransferase, with translation MTDRDAAPPDVVVERGETDDAEAVADCWVALARDQKEYGSRLYADRNRSAAREAALRHAVTGGLFVARRVEHERSADADDGEGDVLGFVTASPTSGEFVEADERGAVRNLYVRPSERGRGIGTALLAAAEAHLESLGVAVVSLEVLAGNEAARRFYRRHGYADHRTELRKPVGDR, from the coding sequence GTGACCGACCGGGACGCCGCGCCGCCGGATGTCGTCGTCGAGCGTGGCGAGACGGACGATGCCGAGGCGGTCGCGGACTGCTGGGTCGCACTGGCCCGGGACCAGAAGGAGTACGGCTCCCGACTGTACGCGGACCGCAACCGCAGTGCGGCCCGCGAGGCCGCTCTCCGCCACGCCGTCACAGGTGGGCTGTTCGTCGCGCGCCGCGTCGAGCACGAGCGCTCGGCCGACGCCGATGATGGTGAGGGCGACGTTCTCGGCTTCGTCACGGCGAGTCCCACCTCGGGTGAGTTCGTCGAAGCGGACGAACGCGGCGCGGTTCGGAACCTCTACGTCCGTCCGTCCGAGCGCGGGCGCGGTATCGGGACGGCGCTGCTGGCGGCCGCCGAGGCGCATCTGGAATCCCTGGGTGTAGCCGTGGTGTCGCTGGAGGTGCTGGCCGGGAACGAGGCCGCGCGTCGATTCTACCGGCGGCACGGCTACGCCGACCACCGGACGGAACTACGGAAGCCCGTCGGGGACCGATAA